CTCCACGGCTACCGCGTTTTTGGCCAGCTCTTTAATAAAGAAGATGTCAAATCCTTTTTTCTGGTAAAGGTGCAGCAGGCGCTCCGCTTCCACGATCCGGCGGATATATTCCTTGCACTGTTCGGCGGTGATCGTCTTGCCTTCTTCGTCTTTGAGTTCGACGTTGTCGAGCCCAAGGTCGATCAGGTAGTCCTGCAGCTGCTTTTCGGTTTTGACATACATTTCCTTCTTGCCCTTCTGAATCTTAAAGAGGGGTGGCTGCGCGATGTAGAGGTAGCCCCGTTCGATGATTTCACGCATCTGGCGGAAGAAGAAGGTCAGCAGCAGGGTCATGATGTGGGCACCGTCGACGTCGGCGTCCGTCATGATGATGATCTTGTGGTAGCGGATTTTGTTGATGTCAAAGTCATTCTGGCCAATGCCCGTTCCCAGTGCGGTGATCAGAATCTTGATCTCCTCGGAAGTCAGCATTTTATCGAAGCGGGCCTTTTCCACGTTCAGGATTTTTCCCTTCAGGGGGAGGATGGCCTGGTTGCGGCGATCGCGTCCCTGTTTGGCGGAACCGCCCGCCGAGTCACCTTCCACTATGTAGAGCTCACTTTTGGCAGGGTCTTTTTCCGAGCAGTCCGCCAGCTTGCCTGGCAGAGAGTTTCCTTCCAGTACGCCTTTGCGGCGGGTCAGTTCGCGAGCCTTGCGGGCTGCTTCGCGGGCGCGGGCTGCGTTGATGGCCTTGTTGAGAATCTGTTTGGCCACATCGGGGTTTTCCTCAAGATAGGCGGCAAATTTTTCCCCGAAAATGGACTCCACCACGCTCTTGGCCTCGGTGGTTCCCAGTTTACCCTTGGTCTGCCCTTCAAATTGAGGGTCGGGGATCTTGACGCTGATAACGGCTGTGAGCCCTTCGCGGATGTCGTCGCCAGAGAGGGTGATCTTTTCGCTGCCCTTTATCTTGGCGGTGCTGATATAGGTGTTGATGCAGCGGGTCAGTGCCGACTTGAACCCCACCAGGTGCGTTCCACCGTCTACCGTGTTGATGTTGTTGGCGTAAGTGAAGAGGGTTTCCGCGTAGGTATCGTTGTATTGCAGGGCGATTTCCACAATGATGTCGTTCTTCTCGCCGGCCACGTGCACCGGTTCGGGGTGCAGCGTCTGCTTGTTCTTGTTGAGGAAGGTGACGAACGAACGCAGTCCGCCTTCATACAGGAACGTGTTGGTCTTCTCCACGCGCTCATCGGTGATGATGATGGTCACGCCGGCGTTGAGGAAGGCCTGCTCCCGTAATCGGTTGGAAAGTATTTCATAGCTGAATTCGGTGGTTTCGAAAATCTGAGAATCGGGAAGGAAGCGAATCTTTGTGCCTGTACTGCGCGTTTCGCCGACCACTTCAAGGGGCTGCTGGGGGAAACCGCGACGGTAGGATTGGCGGTGAATTTTTCCATCACGCTTGATTTCCAGCTCCAGTTCTTCGGAGAGGGCGTTGACGACGGAGATACCAACGCCGTGCAGGCCACCGGAAACCTTATAGGAGGAGCTGTCGAACTTTCCGCCGGCATGCAGAACCGTGAGGACCACCTCTGCTGCTGAGCGGTTCTGCTCCTTGTGGAACTCAGTGGGAATGCCCCGCCCGTTATCCGTTACCGTTATGCTGTTATCGGTGTGGATTACCACTTCGACGGTATCGCAGTGTCCTGCCAGAGCTTCATCAATGGAGTTGTCAACGACTTCGTAGACCAGGTGGTGCAAGCCCGTTATTCCCGTTGAGCCGATGTACATCCCGGGACGCTTGCGAACGGCCTCCAGACCTTCGAGAACTTTGATGCTGTCGGCGCCGTATGCCTGCTGGGTCATCCAGATACCTCTTCTGTGTAAATCTTTTTTGTGAACACTCTATCATATAGCAGTCCTGTGTTTTTTGCCAGCGAAGATGTCTCTCCCCTGTTAAAGGGAGTTGCGGTGCGTGGGGTCGGCAATTTTTCCCTTGCATTTGCCCCTGGATTTTATTATATCAGTGCTGGCACTCGCCGTGGTTGAGTGCCGATAATCGGAACTCATTATCATATCTTCATTCAGGAGGCATACGAATGAATATTCGTCCATTGCAAGACCGAATCATCGTCAAGCGCATCGAAGCAGAAGAGAAGACTGCCAGCGGAATCATCATTCCCGATACGGCCAAAGAGAAGCCCATGGAAGGCAATGTCATGGCAGTTGGCCCCGGCAAGGCACTTGATAATGGCAATACCATTGTTCCTACGGTAAAAGCTGGTGACAAGGTGCTCTTCAGCAAGTACGCCGGCACCGAAGTGAAAATCGACGGCCAGGAGTACATCATCATGCGTGAAGACGATATCCTGGGCGTTATTGAAGGCTGATCAGCCATCACATTCTTCGTACACTCCATTCTATTTTGAGGTGATTATTTATGGCTAAGCAGATTATTTTTGGCGAAAAAGCCCGTAAGACCATACTTCAGGGTGTTGATGCCCTGGCGGATACCGTAAAGGTAACCCTCGGCCCCAAAGGTCGCAATGTTGTTATCGAGAAGAAGTTCGGCGCCCCTCTGATCACCAAGGATGGCGTGACCGTTGCCAAGGAGATTGAACTTCAGGACCCTTTTGAAAACATGGGTGCTCAGATGGTCAAGGAAGTTTCCTCGAAAACTTCCGATATCGCTGGTGACGGAACGACCACTGCCACCATCCTGGCCCAGGCCATCTACCGCGAAGGCATCAAGAACGTCATCGCCGGTGCCAACCCCATGGAGCTGAAAAAGGGTATAGATGCCGCCGTTGACGTGGTGGTGAAGAACCTGAAGGACATCAGCAAGGAAATCAACAGCAAAAAAGAGATTGCCCAGGTGGGAACCATCTCTGCCAACAGTGATGAAACCATTGGGGAAATCCTGGCCGAGGCCATGGAGAAAGTCGGCAAGGATGGTGTCATTACCATCGAGGAAGCCAAGTCCATGGAAACTACCCTGGAGACGGTTGAAGGCATGCAGTTTGACCGCGGCTACCTCTCCCCCTACTTTGTCACGGACTCCGAAAAGATGGTGGCACAACTGGAAAATCCCTTTATCCTCCTCTACGACAAAAAAATCTCCAGCATGCGCGATCTTCTGCCCGTGCTTGAGCAGATTGCCAAAACCGGCAAGCCCCTGCTGATCATCGCCGAAGATATTGACGGTGAAGCATTGGCCACCCTGGTGGTCAACCGCCTGCGCGGCGTGCTCAACGTGTGCGCTGTCAAGGCTCCTGGCTTTGGTGATCGCCGTAAGGCCATGCTGGAAGATATCGCGATCCTGACCGGTGGCGAAGTGGTCTCCGAAGAGCTTGGCCACAAGCTGGAGAATGTTACTCTTGATACGCTTGGTCAGGCCAAGTCCGCCAAGGTTGACAAAGAAAATACCACTATCGTTGATGGCGTTGGCAAAGCTGATGATATCAAAGGCCGCATTGCCACGATCAAAAGGCAGATCGAGGAGACGACCTCCGAGTACGATAAGGAGAAACTGCAGGAACGTCTTGCCAAGCTGGCAGGAGGCGTAGCGGTTATCCAGGTGGGCGCTGCCACGGAAACTGAGATGAAAGAGAAAAAGGCCCGCGTTGAGGATGCCCTGAACGCAACACGCGCGGCCGTTGAAGAAGGAATCGTGCCTGGCGGCGGCGTTGCCCTGCTGCGCAGCGTTCCCGCTGTTGAAAAGGTTCTTGATGGCCTGGAGGGCGACGAAAAAGTTGGCGCCAGAATTATCGTGCGCGCCCTGGAAGAGCCCATCCGTCAGATCTGCAGCAATGCTGGTCTTGAAGGCTCCATCATCATCAACAAGATTCTTGAGCAAGGCAACCTGAACTACGGTTTCGATGCCCGCAAAGAGATCTACGTGGATATGATTGAAGCTGGTATTATCGACCCCACGAAGGTTGGACGCACCGCCATCCAGAACGCGGCCTCCATCGCTGCTCTGATGCTGACCACTGAAGCCTGCATCTCCGACATCCCCGAGAAGAAGGAAGCCGGTATGCCTGGCGGAATGGGCGGAATGGGCGGTATGGACGGCATGGGGATGATGTAATCCCCTTTGTCTGCCCCTGACTCATAATTGGTAAAGGCCAGCCGGAGTGCTCCGGCTGGCCTTTTTGCGTCCCTGCCATTGTACAGCAGGGGCAAGTCTGCTAAGCTGGGAGCCATTTCTGAAACAGGCATTTTCACGGGAAGGGTCGCCCCATGCATGATATTAAGGAAACCATACACGAAGTTATTTTTGCGGTGCTGCCCATTGCCTGCGTGGTTATCCTGATGCAGTTCACCATCATCTGGCTTCCCATGGAAACCTTCCTGCAGTTTCTGGCGGGGCTGGTCATGGTGACCCTGGGGCTCATGTTCTTTCTGGTAGGTGTCCAGGTGGGTCTGCTGCCTGTCGGGGAGATGATTGGCTCGGCCCTGCCCCGCACCGGTAAGGCCAGTCTGGTGATAATCTTCGGCTTTATTCTGGGGTTTGTGGTGACGGTGGCGGAGCCTGATGTACGCGTGCTGGCTATCCAGGTGGACATAGTCTCGGACGGTCAGATTGGCAAGAATCTGCTGATCTATACCGTGGCCCTTGGGGTAGCCTTTTTTGTCGGCCTGGCCATGTTGCGCATTATCCTGAATATTCCCATAACCTATCTGCTCGTCGGAGGCTACGGAGCAGTATTTCTGATGGCATCATTTACTCCGGCCCACTTTATCCCCATTTCCTTTGATGCCGGGGGAGTTACCACCGGCCCCATGACGGTGCCCTTTATTCTGGCTCTGGGCGTTGGTGTGGCATCGGTACTGCGGGGGAAAACCGCCTCCAGCGATGGATTTGGCCTGGTGGCCCTGGCATCCATTGGCCCCATCCTGGCGGTGATGCTGCTGGGGGTATTCTTCACATGAATATTCAGATCTTCGCCGGATTTTCTCACGTACTGACCGAAGTCGCCTTTGCCCTTATTCCCCTGCTGGTTCTGTTCATGATCTTTCAGTTTTTTTTCCTGAAATTGCCCATGCGTCGGCTGGTGGATATCTTCAAGGGCATGATACTGACCTTTATCGGCCTTGCCCTGTTCCTCCAGGGGGTACACATCGGCTTTCTGCCTACCGGAGAGTATATGGGCGCCATCATGGGGGCCTTCAGGCATAACTGGGTGCTGATTCCCATCGGGTTTGTGCTGGGGTTTGTGGCCACTTTTGCCGAGCCGGCCGTGCGCATTCTCAACATTGAGGTGGAAAAGGTCTCCAGTGGCTACATTCCCCGCAAGGTCATGCTCTATACCCTCTCCATTGGCGTTGCGCTTTCCATCGCCCTCTCCATGGCCCGCATGCTGTTGGGAATTCCCCTGTGGTACATCATTATTCCCGGCTACCTGCTGGCCCTGCTGATGATTCGCTATTCCACCAAGACATTTACGGCGGTGGCTTTCGACTCTGGCGGCGTAGCCACGGGCCCCATGACCGTTACCTTTATTATGGCCATGTCCGTGGGAGCGGCCACGGTGATGGAGGGGCGCGATCCCCTGCTGGATGGCTTTGGCATGATTACCCTGGTGGCCCTGGCCCCCATTCTTTCCGTTCTCACACTGGGACTGCTGTATCGTCGCAGTGAAAGGCAAGGAGACAAGGCATGATTAACCATAAACTCCTGGTGACTATTGTCAAGAAGGGCCTGTCGCAGAAGGTCATCAAAGCCTCTAAACAGGCGGGTGCCGAAGGTGGGACCACCATCCCCGGCAAGGGCACGGGTCTGGCCCAGAAGAATTTTTTGGGTTTTTGTATTGAGCCGGAAAAGGAGATTATCCTGACCCTGATTTCAAAAGAAGTGATGAACGGGGCCCTGGAGGCCATTGCCCGGTCGGCTGAGCTGGATAAGACCGGAAATGGGATTGCCTTTGTGATTGATGTGTGTCAGGTGATCGGCATTGCCCACCTGACGGAAGCGTGTGAGCTGAGCTGCAGTGCGGGAGGATGTATGAGTAATACCGGATATGAGCTTATTGTGACGGTGGTCAACAAGGGCAATGCGGAAATCGTCGTGGATGCCACCAAGCGGGCAGGAGCTCAGGGTGGGACAATCATTTATGGACGTGGAACGGGAATTCACGAGCAGGCGAAGCTCTTCTCCATTGCCATAGAACCGGAAAAGGAGCTGGTGTTGACCCTGATTGAACGGGCCAGGGTGCAGGATGTGCTGAGTGCCATTCAGGAAGATGTGGCCATCAACGAACCTGGCAGGGGAATCTCCTTTGTGTTGCCTGTGGAGCAGACCATGGGCATCAAAAGCCATGCTGCCGCCCAGGTTGTTTCGGAGTGCAATGGCTCCGAGTGATGCGCCCTGGCCGTAGTCACCTATGCTGACTTGCTCTGACGGCGAAGCTGGGTGAGCTTTTCAGCGTGCTCTTCATCAAGGAAGACCCGCGCGCAGGTGAAAAAATTCATGATGCAAGGATGCTTTACGCGATAGTAAATTCTGTGACCACACCTCTGAGCGGTGACAATGCCAGTAGAAGCCAGGATGCCGAGGTGGCGGGAAATGGTTGACTGGTCATAGGACGTCATATCCACTATATCCTGTACGCACACCCTTTTTCTGGCAATGAGCTCCAGGATAAACAGTCGTGTTGGGTGTGCAAGTGCCTTTGCCACTTCACCAATTAAAGTATACTGTCCTCGATACTCCTCCATATTTCTCCTCCTTACTCAACTTTCGCACCTTGTTGTCTTGGGTTAAGGTGTTGTTATCCCGGCGTTTATCGCGCGGAAACCGTATTGATTCTGAATGCTTGACTTATCTGGTATTCCATTTTTCGTCTCCGGATATTGTCTTTTCTGACCGCGCAAAAAGGACACAAAAACGCGCCCCCGAACGCCCGTTTTTCCGGATCGCCTGCTCGCCTGTCCTGGAGATCCGGCAGCAGGCTGCTCAAAGAGGCCCATCTGCTGCGTTGCCGGGCATCGCTCGTCACTGCGACGTACAGGAAGTACGCCTTCTGCCATTCCAATATGGTATCAGTGTCGACGCCGACAACCTGCCGTTTCGGGGGTGCGAAACTTCAGTCCTTAGTTTCCAGAACTTGTGCGTCTGCCCTGGGTTCCCATGGAAAAGAACAGGGCGCAGCTTTTGCCAGAGCTTTGTCTGCACACATCAATGCACTCACCACAGTTATGACACAAGGGATCGTGGCCCTGGCGACGGGGGTCCAGCCCCATGGGGCAGGCACTCTGGCACTGTCCACATTGCGTGCACTGGGTCGGATCCAGAGTAATGTGTATTCCGCGCTGGGTTTTAAAGGCACTCAGGCAGGTTCCCGTGGGGCAGAAAAGGCGGCACCAGAAGCGTGGCCGCAGCAGTTCAATCATGATCAGGGCGAAAATCAGCGCCATTTCAAAGGTTATATAGCCGAACTTCACCAGCACCAGTGCCTGGGAGGAAAGAATCCCCGGAGGGAGAATCAGATTCAGCACCGGTACCCCGGCGACTCCTACTAAGACCATTCCCGCCAGCAGGAAGCCAAAACGAAATGCATTGGCGCGCCGGGATGGGCACATGGTTGAAGCGTTGTGCTCTGGAAGGCCCAGTTTTCTTCTCAGGGCAGCAATGCCATCGCTGATGAGGTAGTAGGGGCAGGCCCAGCTGCACCAGACCCTGCCGAGGATTACCATGAGCAGCAGAGGAATGGCCAGGGAGGCCAGCATGGCAGCTGAAATGCTGGTGGATGCCAGCATGACCTGGAAGATGGCAATGGGATCAGCCATAGCCAGCTCCCCGATATCCAGTGAGTAGAAGGTGCCCTTGGCAAAGTGGATTTTGAGGGTGTTCAGAAAGGGGATCAAAAAGATGAAGAAGACCACGGAAAACTGCACCAGCCTTCTCCAGGTGGTAATATTGGACCAGTCGGGCAGTGCTGGCCGATAGTGAAATCTCATGTCTTATTCCCACCCCTCGACGGATTCCTGAACCTGAAAGTCATATTCAAAGGTGGGCTTCTGCCCTTGAGGTGAGAGCTCCTGTTTGCGTTGCAGCAACTCTTCCCGATGGTAGATGCCGTCCGCTGGACCATGGGATGTGTCCGGGCTGGTACGGCGGCTGCGCAGGTGGTACATGCCGCTGCGCAGATCGTCCACCATGCCCTCTGTGATGATCTGCATGGATTTTGGCCTGGTGGGGCATTTCTCCACGCAGGCCCCGCAGCCAACGCATTCATCGGTAATGACAGGCAGGAGGCCATTCTTAAGGATAATGGCTGTGTCGCGCAGGGGACAGACGTTGAAGCAGACGTTGCAGATCATGGCGCTGCCATCGCGGGAAACGCCCTGCAGCTCATCCTGCTCATAGATATAGTTCAGGCAGGTCTTTTCGTTGATGCGGGCAATTCCCATGCGCACCTGCAGGGGCCTGATGACGTGGGGGTCCAGCGCCCCCGTTGGGCAGACTGGTGGGCAGAGCATGCACAGGTAGCAGCCACGCTGCTGGGCGTACACATAGGGAGTGCCGATCTGCAGGCGATCATAGTAGCTGGAGCGCTGGATGGAGGAGTAGGGGCAGACCTCGATACAGCGGGCACAGCGAATACACAGCTCCATGAAACGCTCCTCTTCCACGGCACCCGGCGGGCGCATGCGATCGGCAGCGAAGTCATCCTTAAAGGGGTTTTCGTTGAGCGCAGAGCGCAGCCACTGAACCAGTCCACTCATTAGATGGCCTGTTGATTCGCGCTGCAGAGTGCTTCCACGTCATCTTCAAAGTGAAAGGCGTGGTGGGCCACGTCGAGAACGCCTTCTTGTTTACTGATCTCTTCGTGCAGGCGCTCGATGTCCTTGCTGTCCTGGGCCTCGAATATGGCTACCAGCTGGAGCCTGTCGTCGGACACACCGTGGATCTCCACGCGTCCCGACTGGCAGAGGGCGCGTGCAATCTGTTCATTAAAGGGATTTTTCAGGCTGATAATGCATGCGGAAAGTACCATTGCGTCCTCCGGGGATAATCCCGCCCCCCCCAGCCGGGGGGCGGGAAAAGGGTTACATGAACCGGCTGTTCACGTCGCGGATGATGTAGCCGTCAGCCACATCCTGGGGGCCGCTGACGCGCTGAATTTTTACGGCAGCGATTTTGTACTCGGGTTCAGCTGATCCGGGGTCCACGGCGTCGTTGCACACAAAGTTGCACATACGGCTGATTGCCTGGTCGTGCATATGGGTAAAAAGCACGCCGGGCATGGTTCCGTCGGTAATCCTGGCGGGCAGGGTCACCTCGCCGCGACGGCTGACCACCTTTACCATGTCGCCCATGGCAATGCGGTTGCGACGCGCATCGTCGGGGTGGATTTCCAGATAGTCGTTGGGATGGGAGCGGGCAATTTCCGGAATACGCATGGTCATGGTTCCGGTGTGCCACTGCTCCACCGTTCGACCGGTGGTGAAGAAGAAGGGATATTCGCGATCAGGCATTTCCGCCGCCTCCTGATAGGGGCGCACAAAGATGTTGGCCTTGCCTTCCTTGCGAGCGTCCTCATAAAAGTAGACGGTGGCTTCAGACGGGATGGTCCCTGCTTTCTGCAAACGCTCCATGTGGGGATCCATGCCCTTGACGTAGCGCTTGTAGGTGCCGGGGTGATCGATGCTGGGTACAGGCCACTGCAGGCCGGTTTTCGACTCACGCAGCCGCTGGTAGGTGGCGCCCAGGAGGGTGTGGCCAGTGTCCTTGGTTATCTGTACATAGTCATTCCAGGCCTTTTCGCCAGCTTTCATGGTGTCTGCCTCATTCCAGGGAAGCAGCTTCTCGTGGCCCATGCGTTTGGCCAGCTGGGCCACGATCCACAGATCGGCCCTGGCCTCTCCGGGAGGGTTGACCGCTTTCTCCGTGAACTGGCTGCGGCGTTCGGAGCAACCATAGACGCCGCCCTTCTCGTACAGGAAGGCCGCTGGCAGGATGACATCGGCAAACTGGGTGGTGCGGGTGGGGAAAATATCCAGCACCACCAGGAAGGCGTCATCCATGCCCTTCAGGTATTTGTTGAGGTTGGGCAGACTCTGGGCAGGGTTGGTGGTGCAGACCAGCATGGCTTTAATGGGCTTGTTCGGGTCGTTTTCTGCGCCCAGGCTTTCAAACATCTTCATGGTGGGGAAGCCGGGTTTGGGATCGATAGTGCCAGGGGGGACCTTCCACATTTTCTCCACATGGGCACGCCAGGCGTCGTTAGCCACTGGCTTGGTGCCGGGCAGCAAGTGGGAAAGGGCACCAGCTTCGCGCACACCACCACAGGCATTGGGCTGACCGGTCATGGAGAAAGGATCCGCTCCCGGCTTGCCGATATTGCCCGTCAGCAGGTGCAGGTTGTGGATCAGGTTGTTGGCCCACACGCCACGGGTGCGCTGGTTCAGGCCCATGCACCAGACTGACATGGAGGCACCACTGGTGGCAAACCACTGGGCGGCCTGGCGGATATTTTCGGCAGGGCAGCGGGTAATTTTCTCCACCGCTTCTGGATTGAACTGCTCCAGGAACTTGCCATACTCTTCTAAGGTCAGGGCCTTGCTGCCATCGGTAATGCGAGTGTGGCGCTCCACGAAGCCCTGGTCAATCCAGTTGTTCTTGATGATCTCGTGGGCCATGCTGTGGAAAACGGCCAGGTCTGTGCCCGGATCAACGGGAAGCCACAGATCGGCAATGCTGGCTGTTGAGGTCTTACGCGGCTCGCAGACAATGATTTTCACATCAGGGTTATTGCGCTTGTGGCGCATGATGCGACGAAATCCCACGGGATGGCACTCGCTCATGTTGGAGCCAACAATGAACAGGCACTTGGACTTTTCAAAGTCGGCATAGGCTCCGGCGGGCTCATCAGCTCCATAGGTACTGATGTAGCCGCCAACGGCGCTGGCCATACACAGGCGGGGATTTCCTTCTACCATGTTACTGCGGAAACCGGCTTTCCAGAGCTTGTTGAATGAGTAGGTCTCTTCGGTGGTGCACTGGCCCGAGCCGTAGTAGGCCACGGAATCCTTACCATGCTTTTCGTGGAAATATTTGAACTTGCTGGCGATCAGGTCGAGGGCCTCATTCCAGGAGGCGCGCTTGAAGTTGCCATCGCTCTGACGGATGAGGGGATGGGTCAGGCGGTCGGGATGGTACATGGACTTGTAGGCCAGGAAGCCCTTGACGCACAGGAAGCCGAAGTTGGTCTGGGCATCGGGGTTGCCCTTGATGGAGACAACCTTCTCGCCTTTGACGCCCACATAGACGCCGCAGCCGTAGCCGCAGAATCGGCACACGCCCTTGACCCACTTTTCCACGCCATCGTCCTGCATGGTCTGAGCCAAAGATGAAAAAGATACACCTGAAGCAGCAACCGCGCTGGCTGCCATGGACATCTTGAGAAAATCTCTGCGTTTCAGTGACATAGGGAACTCCTTGTAGATTTTCCTGGTGAGCGTCAGCGCAGGTAGTGGGTGCGGTGCGCCCTGTAGCTGTGAGTGGTGTGGCATGACGTGCAGTTTCGACGCTCCGGGGCGGTTGCTACCTCAGCCGGGTGACAGCCTCGGCACGACTGGACAGGTGGGCTGGATTGAAAATTCGCCTCGTCACCGTGACAGGTGGCGCAGGTGACTCCCGTCATTCCGTGGGCGCTGGTTTGCCATTCTTGTACCACCGCTGGTGAAGATTTCTCGTGGCAGCTCATGCAGTCCGTGCTGTTCATGGGGACCGGGTGCCTGGAAGGGGTGCCTTGGGCCCATGCCATGCCTGCCGCGAGCAGTACAAGGGCACAGGCCAGTCCTACAGTCTTTCTCATTATCTCCTCCTTGGAAACTGTGCATGCGCTTGGGAATGTGCATGCATTCACAGCCTGGTAGAGCATTTCTGATGCCAATTGAAGACGATACGCCCTGCCCTCGCCCATGAGGCTCTGGGAAAGCTTTCGCGATGGAAGGACCCTTGACGCTTGATGTCTGATGCGGGAGAAAATGTGGCAGGCGAGAAAAAAGGTGTCGGTGAATTTATTCACAAGACCCATCGCGTTTTTTTCTTCATTGCGCTGGGGAAATTTTGTATACTGTATACAGGTATCTTCTTAAGCTGGCCATTTAGCAGGGGTAAGAGTGCTGTGTGTGCTCTGAAAGGGCCTGTGGTGGTATTCAATGGCTCTATTATGGGGTTGACAGTTTTTTTGCGGCTATGGTACAAGCCGTATGTTTGTGAAGGAGAAGACAGGCTCTCAAAAGGTGGTTTTGTCATGAATAAAAACCATCAGGGTTCAGGTCGGGGGGCATTCGCCAGGCAAATGGCCCAGGCCAGCTCCATTGGCATTTCCTTCATACTGGCATTCGCGCTCTGTGTTTTTCTGGGGTATCAGGCAGACCTGTGGTTTGGTTGGCATCCCTGGGGGAAAATCGCGGGTGTCCTTTATGGAGTGGCCGCGGGAGTTCGCAATATGTGGGTGCTGGCAAAGCGCTATGGCGGAATGGATGATCACAAGAATGAAACTCCCAAAGACCCTTGAGGGGCAGGCGGAACTCTGGTTGTGGCTCA
This portion of the Desulfurispirillum indicum S5 genome encodes:
- the groES gene encoding co-chaperone GroES — encoded protein: MNIRPLQDRIIVKRIEAEEKTASGIIIPDTAKEKPMEGNVMAVGPGKALDNGNTIVPTVKAGDKVLFSKYAGTEVKIDGQEYIIMREDDILGVIEG
- a CDS encoding P-II family nitrogen regulator yields the protein MINHKLLVTIVKKGLSQKVIKASKQAGAEGGTTIPGKGTGLAQKNFLGFCIEPEKEIILTLISKEVMNGALEAIARSAELDKTGNGIAFVIDVCQVIGIAHLTEACELSCSAGGCMSNTGYELIVTVVNKGNAEIVVDATKRAGAQGGTIIYGRGTGIHEQAKLFSIAIEPEKELVLTLIERARVQDVLSAIQEDVAINEPGRGISFVLPVEQTMGIKSHAAAQVVSECNGSE
- a CDS encoding ArsR/SmtB family transcription factor yields the protein MEEYRGQYTLIGEVAKALAHPTRLFILELIARKRVCVQDIVDMTSYDQSTISRHLGILASTGIVTAQRCGHRIYYRVKHPCIMNFFTCARVFLDEEHAEKLTQLRRQSKSA
- the groL gene encoding chaperonin GroEL (60 kDa chaperone family; promotes refolding of misfolded polypeptides especially under stressful conditions; forms two stacked rings of heptamers to form a barrel-shaped 14mer; ends can be capped by GroES; misfolded proteins enter the barrel where they are refolded when GroES binds), with product MAKQIIFGEKARKTILQGVDALADTVKVTLGPKGRNVVIEKKFGAPLITKDGVTVAKEIELQDPFENMGAQMVKEVSSKTSDIAGDGTTTATILAQAIYREGIKNVIAGANPMELKKGIDAAVDVVVKNLKDISKEINSKKEIAQVGTISANSDETIGEILAEAMEKVGKDGVITIEEAKSMETTLETVEGMQFDRGYLSPYFVTDSEKMVAQLENPFILLYDKKISSMRDLLPVLEQIAKTGKPLLIIAEDIDGEALATLVVNRLRGVLNVCAVKAPGFGDRRKAMLEDIAILTGGEVVSEELGHKLENVTLDTLGQAKSAKVDKENTTIVDGVGKADDIKGRIATIKRQIEETTSEYDKEKLQERLAKLAGGVAVIQVGAATETEMKEKKARVEDALNATRAAVEEGIVPGGGVALLRSVPAVEKVLDGLEGDEKVGARIIVRALEEPIRQICSNAGLEGSIIINKILEQGNLNYGFDARKEIYVDMIEAGIIDPTKVGRTAIQNAASIAALMLTTEACISDIPEKKEAGMPGGMGGMGGMDGMGMM
- a CDS encoding DUF1538 domain-containing protein encodes the protein MHDIKETIHEVIFAVLPIACVVILMQFTIIWLPMETFLQFLAGLVMVTLGLMFFLVGVQVGLLPVGEMIGSALPRTGKASLVIIFGFILGFVVTVAEPDVRVLAIQVDIVSDGQIGKNLLIYTVALGVAFFVGLAMLRIILNIPITYLLVGGYGAVFLMASFTPAHFIPISFDAGGVTTGPMTVPFILALGVGVASVLRGKTASSDGFGLVALASIGPILAVMLLGVFFT
- a CDS encoding 4Fe-4S binding protein, translated to MRFHYRPALPDWSNITTWRRLVQFSVVFFIFLIPFLNTLKIHFAKGTFYSLDIGELAMADPIAIFQVMLASTSISAAMLASLAIPLLLMVILGRVWCSWACPYYLISDGIAALRRKLGLPEHNASTMCPSRRANAFRFGFLLAGMVLVGVAGVPVLNLILPPGILSSQALVLVKFGYITFEMALIFALIMIELLRPRFWCRLFCPTGTCLSAFKTQRGIHITLDPTQCTQCGQCQSACPMGLDPRRQGHDPLCHNCGECIDVCRQSSGKSCALFFSMGTQGRRTSSGN
- the gyrB gene encoding DNA topoisomerase (ATP-hydrolyzing) subunit B yields the protein MTQQAYGADSIKVLEGLEAVRKRPGMYIGSTGITGLHHLVYEVVDNSIDEALAGHCDTVEVVIHTDNSITVTDNGRGIPTEFHKEQNRSAAEVVLTVLHAGGKFDSSSYKVSGGLHGVGISVVNALSEELELEIKRDGKIHRQSYRRGFPQQPLEVVGETRSTGTKIRFLPDSQIFETTEFSYEILSNRLREQAFLNAGVTIIITDERVEKTNTFLYEGGLRSFVTFLNKNKQTLHPEPVHVAGEKNDIIVEIALQYNDTYAETLFTYANNINTVDGGTHLVGFKSALTRCINTYISTAKIKGSEKITLSGDDIREGLTAVISVKIPDPQFEGQTKGKLGTTEAKSVVESIFGEKFAAYLEENPDVAKQILNKAINAARAREAARKARELTRRKGVLEGNSLPGKLADCSEKDPAKSELYIVEGDSAGGSAKQGRDRRNQAILPLKGKILNVEKARFDKMLTSEEIKILITALGTGIGQNDFDINKIRYHKIIIMTDADVDGAHIMTLLLTFFFRQMREIIERGYLYIAQPPLFKIQKGKKEMYVKTEKQLQDYLIDLGLDNVELKDEEGKTITAEQCKEYIRRIVEAERLLHLYQKKGFDIFFIKELAKNAVAVETELRNEQSARDIVERCVSRYGHRPEQFSVDFNEDTSSYDITFTREEYSYRTTMTINNKIASSVELRKLRDIYQYLRQSMGRSPFLVKDGDRSVELGSYLKFKNYVVERGKKGVGIQRYKGLGEMNADQLWDTTMCPDNRSLLQVSIDDLVEADGAFTILMGDNVEPRREFIYDNALNVRNLDI
- a CDS encoding DUF1538 domain-containing protein, whose protein sequence is MNIQIFAGFSHVLTEVAFALIPLLVLFMIFQFFFLKLPMRRLVDIFKGMILTFIGLALFLQGVHIGFLPTGEYMGAIMGAFRHNWVLIPIGFVLGFVATFAEPAVRILNIEVEKVSSGYIPRKVMLYTLSIGVALSIALSMARMLLGIPLWYIIIPGYLLALLMIRYSTKTFTAVAFDSGGVATGPMTVTFIMAMSVGAATVMEGRDPLLDGFGMITLVALAPILSVLTLGLLYRRSERQGDKA